The genomic segment TGCATGGCGTTGACGGCGCCACAGGAGGCGGCGGTGGTGATGACGGCGAAGAGCGAGGACAGCGCGACGCCGAAGCGGACTTCTTTCCCCTCCATATTGCCGTCGGCGAGGCCAAAGCCATGCATCAGCGGATTGCCGGCCGCTTCGGCCCAATAGGTGATTCCGACGCCGACGACGAACAGCGCGCCCATCGAGGCCAGAATCGCCCAGCCCTGGCGCTGGTTGCCAACCATGCGGCCGAAGACGTTGGTCAGAGCCGCACCGATCGCGAAGATCGAAACCATCTGGATGAGGTTGGAAATCGCATCGGGATTTTCGAACGGATGGGCCGAATTGGCGTTGAAGAAGCCGCCGCCATTGGTGCCGAGCATCTTGATGGCGAGCTGCGAGGCGACCGGGCCGAGCGCGATCGTCTGCTTGCCGCCTTCGAGAGTCGTCGCGTCGACATAGGGCCCGAGCGTCTGCGGTACGCCGAGATAGACGAAGACGAGCGTCAGCACGATGCAGATCGGCAGCAGGATGTAGAGCGTGCCGCGGATCATATCGACCCAGAAATTGCCGATCGCCTTGCCAGACGCCCGTGCGAAAGCACGGATGAAGGCGACGGCGATGGCCATGCCGGTGGCGGCGGACAGGAAATTCTGCACCGTGAAGCCGGCCATCTGCGTCAGATACGACATGGTGCTTTCGCCGCCGTAGTTCTGCCAGTTGGTATTGGTGGGAAAGCTGACGGCGGTGTTGAAGGAAAGGTCGGGCGGAACAGCGGCCATGCCGGCCGGATTATAGGGCAGAACGCCCTGCAGGCGCATCAACGCGTAGAGGAGGAGGACGCCGAGAAGGTTGAACATCAGCATCGCCAAGGCATAGGAGGTCCAATGCTGCTCCTCGCCTTCGCCGGTGCCG from the Rhizobium sp. NXC14 genome contains:
- the kdpA gene encoding potassium-transporting ATPase subunit KdpA, which produces MTLNGWLQILLYCGIVLLLVKPLGGYMTRVYNGERTFLSPVFVPIERGLYRMAGTGEGEEQHWTSYALAMLMFNLLGVLLLYALMRLQGVLPYNPAGMAAVPPDLSFNTAVSFPTNTNWQNYGGESTMSYLTQMAGFTVQNFLSAATGMAIAVAFIRAFARASGKAIGNFWVDMIRGTLYILLPICIVLTLVFVYLGVPQTLGPYVDATTLEGGKQTIALGPVASQLAIKMLGTNGGGFFNANSAHPFENPDAISNLIQMVSIFAIGAALTNVFGRMVGNQRQGWAILASMGALFVVGVGITYWAEAAGNPLMHGFGLADGNMEGKEVRFGVALSSLFAVITTAASCGAVNAMHGSFTALGGLIPLINMQLGEIIVGGVGAGFYGILLLIIVAVFVAGLMVGRTPEYLGKKIEAKEMKMAVLAILCLPLAMLVFTAIATVLPSAVASVGTPGPHGFSEILYAYTSAAANNGSAFGGLTGNTPWYNVTLGIGMLAGRFLVMIPALAIAGSLTAKKTVPASAGTFPTDGPLFVGLLIGTILIVGGLTFFPALALGPIVEHLVAIAGQSF